A segment of the Rattus rattus isolate New Zealand chromosome 4, Rrattus_CSIRO_v1, whole genome shotgun sequence genome:
CTAGGGCTTTTGGGAGAAGTTGCTCATTGAGCCATATGGGGTTTGCCTGCATAAGCCATCGCTGCCTCTGGCCCTAGAGTTCACTGAGTACTTCAGCCACACATCCCCTGAGATGGGGCTAATAGAAGAGGCAAAGGAGTAGTTGCTGACTCTGCCTATTTTAGATCTCACAGCGAGCTGGCTTTTATGTCATAAGTGCCTGCGAATGCCTGCAACTTCAACTTACAGTTTTTCTTTAGTTGGTCTCATTATTTTTGTCCGTCCTGATGGAGTAGCTTATAAGTAATTTGATGTGTGCATGGAATGCATAACAAACAAGGGTAGTGAGCACTTATGCATCCTCATGTTAGTGATTTCTGTAGGTCGTAGATTCCATACTCTAGACAGTTGGAAAAGTCTCGCATATTGTACTAAGCAATGGTTACCTGACTATGGAGAAAACTAGGattaacccctccctctccacacACAGATTTTGATAACTCTTGTTTACTTCCATgccatttctgtttcttatttctctttagtCTTTAATGATCACTAGTCCATTCAGTTCTTCTGTAAGAGTGACTCTAGTTTTTATAAATGAGTACAGACTAGTAACCCGTCAATTAACATTAAGATTTGCATTGATCTTCTTGCCTAGCATCCTGATAATGAGTCTTAATAACAAAAGTTTGTTTGGACATTAAGATTCAAGAGTCTAATTATtaaatggttttggttttttgagtctGCATTTTCCTATGAGCTTTTAGGATCAACAACATTTCCAGTTTTGTGAGAAAGGACAACTGCAATTTTGATAGACTGTGCATTAACTCTACATTAACTTGGGCACATTGCAGTTTTAATACAACATTCCTTCCTTTGTCTTGTGTAAGTTGACTAGAACTTGTGCTGCAGTGTTGAGGTGAGGACAGGCAGCTTGTGCTGTGGAGTTCTGGTGAGCTCCCTCACGAAAAGGTGAAAATGCCCTTCTACATTTAGTTTTGGGGAAATTTTTGTTGTGaaactattttgaattttatctGGAAATATTGAGATGATCTTAAGGatcatgtcctcttttttttttttttttttttttttggcagttctgtaactttatttgacattcagcagttAGTTCTCATCCACATTGACCGTCTGTAGATTTTTGAATATGTTAACAGGCACGTAAGTTACCAgtgtgtagagcttgtttggtgaatcctcatCCTCATTACGCTTTCTGGACAAATGTACTTGGATGCGGTATGGAACATTCCTTATTCCTTTGGCCCAGACGGCTTTATTGAGCCTGGTGTCTATGCACACATCTGGAGTCCCCATCTCCTTCATGGCAGATTTCCGAATTTCTTTGAGTGCCCGAGGAGCACACTTCTTGAAGCCCACTCCATGGATGAGCTTGTGAATGTTGATGGTGTATTCTCTGGTCACCACCTCGTTGATGGCAGAACGGCCCTTCTTCTTCTCACCACCCTTCTTTGCGGGAGCCATTCTGCCGGgcccaagttggaaaggaaggcCATATCctttattttacattatgtagTACATTCTTTgatttcaaattctttctttcaaaagttGGCTTATGTCCCTTAGATAACGTTTCACTTGATCACGTGATATACCCTCTTTGTATGTTGCAGGTTGGTTCATtgagtttttaaatatgtattcataAGATAATACTgttctgtagttttatttttttgcatgtgtTAACTTTGGTTTTGGTGTCAAGATAATATTGGCCTCTGAAAATGATTTGGTAAATCATATTTTTGGCTAGGATTTTTTGAGGGGTTTGTATCAGTTCTTCATTAAGTGTTCTTAAGTTATTTACTAGAGAAGTCCCCTTGGCAGTCTTTGCTTTGTGGGAagattttcttgttgtttttctgctTTGTATTACCACTGATCCAACCTTCTGTTgaaggtctctctgtctctctctctctctctctctgtctctctctctctctctctctctctctctctctctctctctctgtctctctgtctctgtctgtctctctctctctctctctctctctctctctctctctctctctctctctctctctgttttctgtttgaatTCGTTTCTACAGATCGTTCTTTCTGGGAATGTGCCCATTCCATCTAGAGTGCCTCGCTTGTTGGCATACAGTTGTTCTGAGCTCATATGTGTTTACTTCATAAGATCAGCAAGAATGTTTTCTACTTTATGACTATTTAGGAATTTGTATCTCCTCTATTTTTCCTTAGTTAGTCCAGCTACCTGCTTTTGCTTTGTATTTAATTTGCTCATTGATTTCTAGTTTAACTtttagttttaataattttaatgttatatTGTAGTTGAGAAAATACATGCCCCTTTCCAATTTATTGATAGTTGCTTTATGACCTAACATATAGTATGTCATAGAGATTGCTCCATGTATACTTGAGAAAAATCTGTAGTCTGCTTTGTGGAGGAATTGTTCTCTTCAGTCTCTTAGTTAAAATAGTATTCCTCAAGTCTTCTGTTTGCTCATGTCTCTTGTCTAATTGTCCTGTTGAGTATTATGAGTGGGAAATTTGAAATCCCTGTCTACCTTTTATTTCcctatttaattttgttctttttggcttcatatatatttttgttatatggATATATAATATGGTTAGTATTTTTCATAGGTGTGTCCTTTATCTCAACAATGTTTATCTTTTTGTCTAATACTAATGTAGCCAGCTAAGCTCTTTTCAGACTGTTTATATGGTAGGAATTTTTCCATCCTCTAACTTGCCTTTTTTAATATGAATCTAAAGTCCATCCTTCAAAAATTGTTGGATTTCTAAAAATTTTTCCATTCTGCCTATCTgcttcttaaagaaatatttatttttaatgtgtatatatattttgcatgcatgtactACAAAGAATgctgtagaggccagaaacaggacatcagatcttctggaactggagttacagatgcttgtgaaccagtgctgggaatctaactaGGGTCCTCTAGAAAAATAGTCAGTGAAGCTCTTAACCGTTGACACTTCTCTTCAGCCAAATA
Coding sequences within it:
- the LOC116898178 gene encoding 60S ribosomal protein L31-like produces the protein MAPAKKGGEKKKGRSAINEVVTREYTINIHKLIHGVGFKKCAPRALKEIRKSAMKEMGTPDVCIDTRLNKAVWAKGIRNVPYRIQVHLSRKRNEDEDSPNKLYTLVTYVPVNIFKNLQTVNVDEN